The Vicia villosa cultivar HV-30 ecotype Madison, WI linkage group LG1, Vvil1.0, whole genome shotgun sequence genome includes a region encoding these proteins:
- the LOC131604850 gene encoding gamma-glutamyl peptidase 5-like, producing MEKNGNGVSGKRFGVLLCADDSDYVKKMYGGYFGVFVKMLEEDGEIWDVYKVARGEFPKEEELALYDGFVITGSCSDAHGNDTWVCKLLNLLKKLNNMNKKILGICFGHQILGRALGGKVTRSPTGWDLGVRKVTLSSSLPSSLSSLQLPSRLSIIECHRDEIRELPAKAEVIAKSDKTGIEMFRYGDHIMGIQGHPEYSKDILFNIIDRLIQRNFITENLAVKAKEKAGMWEPDREAWKKLCITFLKGRYCERNGVENISIGGIF from the exons ATGGAGAAAAATGGTAATGGTGTGAGTGGAAAGAGATTTGGGGTGTTGTTATGTGCTGATGATTCAGACTATGTGAAGAAAATGTATGgagggtattttggggttttcgtGAAGATGTTGGAGGAAGACGGTGAGATTTGGGACGTGTACAAGGTGGCGCGTGGAGAGTTTCCTAAGGAAGAAGAATTGGCTCTTTACGATGGTTTTGTTATCACTGGCAGTTGCAGTGATGCACATGGAAATGACACATGGGTCTGTAAACTCCTCAATCTGCTTAAGAAATTGAACAACATGAACAAAAAAATCCTCGGCATTTGCTTCGGTCATCAG ATACTTGGTCGTGCTTTGGGAGGAAAGGTGACTCGGTCACCAACTGGCTGGGACCTTGGTGTCCGAAAAGTAACACTGTCATCTTCATTGCCATCATCTTTGTCTTCTCTTCAACTTCCTTCAAGACTCTCCATTATTGAGTGTCACAGGGATGAG ATTCGAGAGCTACCTGCCAAGGCTGAAGTGATTGCTAAGTCAGACAAGACTGGAATTGAGATGTTTAGATATGGAGATCATATAATGGGAATTCAAGGTCACCCTGAGTATTCTAAAGACATTCTTTTCAATATTATCGACCGTCTTATTCAACGAAATTTCATCACG GAAAATTTAGCTGTGAAAGCAAAGGAAAAAGCTGGAATGTGGGAGCCAGATAGGGAGGCGTGGAAGAAACTGTGCATTACTTTTCTTAAGGGTCGTTATTGTGAGAGAAATGGTGTAGAAAATATCAGTATTGGTGGTATATTCTGA